In Aspergillus luchuensis IFO 4308 DNA, chromosome 1, nearly complete sequence, the following are encoded in one genomic region:
- the MGR2 gene encoding MGR2/ROMO1 family protein (BUSCO:EOG09265KNL;~COG:S;~EggNog:ENOG410PRBY;~InterPro:IPR018450;~PFAM:PF10247;~TransMembrane:2 (i28-47o59-77i)), whose protein sequence is MPVVAGPPQGHGPSTFEKMKMGAMMGSTVGGIMGFIIGTVTIFQYGAGPNGVMRTLGKYMLGSGATFGLFMSIGSVIRTEGPHNDAWLRARGPPMMLPRQSPLRPMRD, encoded by the exons ATGCCCGTCGTCGCTGGTCCCCCTCAAGGGCATGGTCCCTCTACCTTTGAGAAGA TGAAGATGGGTGCCATGATGGGATCCA CTGTTGGAGGTATTATGGGTTTCATCATCG GAACTGTCACCATCTTCCAATACGGAGCTGGACCTAACGGTGTTATGCGTACCCTGGGTAAATACATGCTTGGTTCTGGTGCTACTTTTGG TCTCTTCATGTCCATCGGCAGCGTTATTCGTACCGAAGGCCCTCACAACGACGCCTGGCTCCGCGCTCGCGGACCCCCGATGATGCTCCCCCGTCAGAGCCCTCTGCGCCCTATGCGCGACTAA
- a CDS encoding YoaK family protein (COG:S;~EggNog:ENOG410PN3F;~InterPro:IPR010699;~PFAM:PF06912;~TransMembrane:6 (i43-63o69-87i99-119o125-145i225-242o248-269i)), whose product MSEPFHPAKSPALPVVESSTNPKSPQSQQTKVRRLRETVDSNYADIICIILCFVTGLCDSSAFNAWSCFLAMQTGNTVVLGLGAASLPKDDSDSWLKSIVSIASFVTGSFIFSFVGRHLGPARRGTLFASFMVQVILIVIAVSLIQSGLIAESEADVISGHHHGGKLLELIPIGLLAFQSSGSINSTRSLGFNEIPSVVITSVYFDIASDKNILAVQNVKRNRRIAGVVALLIGAIVGGWLNRSAGGMASTFWLAAGIKFLIGLGWLVWMPVRN is encoded by the exons ATGTCAGAGCCCTTCCACCCCGCGAAATCACCGGCTCTCCCGGTCGTGGAATCCTCCACAAACCCCAAGTCCCCTCAATCCCAGCAGACGAAAGTGCGCCGACTAAGAGAGACCGTCGATAGCAACTATGCCGACATCATCTGTATCATTCTGTGCTTCGTCACGGGGCTTTGCGACAGCTCCGCGTTCAATGCGTGGTCATGCTTCTTAGCTATGCAAACCG GAAACACCGTCGTCCTCGGCCTCGGCgccgcctccctccccaaagaCGACAGCGACAGCTGGCTAAAATCCATCGTGTCAATCGCCAGCTTCGTGACCGGCTCATTCATATTCAGCTTTGTCGGACGACACCTTGGTCCTGCACGTCGCGGCACGCTCTTCGCCTCCTTCATGGTCCAAGTGATTCTCATCGTGATTGCCGTCTCCCTGATCCAGTCTGGACTTATCGCGGAATCCGAAGCCGACGTCATCTCTGgccaccaccatggcggcAAGCTCCTTGAGCTGATTCCCATTGGCTTGTTGGCCTTCCAGTCCTCCGGGTCTATCAATAGTACGCGCTCGTTAGGATTTAATGAGATCCCGAGTGTGGTTATCACGAGCGTGTATTTTGATATTGCGTCGGATAAGAATATCCTGGCTGTGCAGAATGTTAAGCGGAATAGGAGAATTGCGGGCGTGGTGGCTCTGTTGATTGGAGCTATTGTGGGCGGTTGGTTGAATAGGAGCGCTGGCGGGATGGCGTCGACTTTCTGGTTGGCGGCTGGGATCAAGTTCCTTattgggttggggtggttggtttggATGCCTGTTAGGAACTAG